The following proteins come from a genomic window of Nostoc sp. TCL26-01:
- a CDS encoding efflux RND transporter permease subunit encodes MQQVSKGSGFSLSAISIRQHIGTLMLTLAVVVLGIFFIVKLPVDLLPSITYPRIGVRIQAPGISPEVAIDEVTKPLEEAFSATEGVVQVFSQTREGQVSLDLFFQPGGNIDQALNDATAAFNRARNTLPDTLEEPRLFKVDPSQLPVYEFALTSPSLAGLDLRVFAEEELARELGVVAGVAGVDVSGGVQEEVRVNIDLDRLQALGVGLTDVLDELRDRNVDISGGRILGQNSEPLTRTVGRFKDAAELNNFSFEVSSPSTSTQSSAPRRRVYLRDFAEVIDGSEQQRVYVSLNGAPAVKVSIQKQPDANTINVVDGVKKRLEELRQSGLVPEGTVITPTLDESRFIRNSISNVTSSGLIGTALAAIAVLLFLGSLRQTLIIVLAIPLATLAAIIFMGLFGISLNVFSLGGLALGVGIVVDNSIVMLENIAEGVGMTPGKNNKSNLSQKQLIAQAERSSQEVESALVASTSTNLVAVLPFLLIGGFIALLFNELILTISFSVAASILIAVTVVPMLASRLLGWRVSSNLNNFWLLREFNNRFDASTRGYGSFLVGILRWRIVTIAIAIILFGGGSLWMAPQIPQQILPRINTGQANLFAQFPPGTPLETNLKVMNAVDEILRKQPETEYTFSTAGGALFGNTTNANPLRGTSTITLKPGTNVDAYVERVTQQLNKLNLAGIRLRLAPGQVRGLIVNNSPVRNADVDVILQGNNPDKLQQASRQVLAALEEQVTQARFRPDADERQPEIQIRPDWERVAALGLTTTNIGETIQTALEGSIPTQLQRGNRLVDVRVQLNEASVQTGTQLERLPLFVDNNHQVRLSDVAKIVEAQAPGEIQRINQRQVILLAGNLTQGASLSQALAQVNNVVSNLQLPEGVSILPSSAAESNQQLQSSLQLLGGLATFLVFVVMAVQYNSLIDPLVIMFTIPLALAGGIFGLYITQTAIGATVIVGAVLLVGIVVNNAIIMVELANQIRERDQVDRKTAILLAAPQRLRPVLMTTITTVLGMFPLALGIGEGAEFLQPLGVVVFSGLSLATVLTLFIIPCFYTLLHDLFGGTWSKPVFMWWRMWKKKLDKV; translated from the coding sequence ATGCAGCAAGTAAGTAAAGGCAGTGGATTTAGCCTCAGTGCTATATCTATCCGTCAACATATTGGCACACTCATGCTTACCTTAGCAGTTGTCGTGCTAGGGATATTTTTTATTGTCAAATTGCCTGTAGATTTACTGCCATCAATTACCTATCCGCGCATTGGTGTCAGGATACAAGCACCAGGAATTTCACCGGAAGTAGCAATTGATGAAGTCACCAAGCCTCTAGAAGAAGCTTTTTCAGCTACGGAGGGAGTAGTACAGGTTTTTTCTCAAACTCGTGAGGGACAAGTCAGTTTGGATTTGTTCTTTCAACCAGGAGGTAATATTGACCAAGCCCTTAATGATGCCACAGCAGCATTTAACAGAGCTAGAAATACCTTACCAGATACATTAGAAGAACCGCGTTTATTTAAAGTTGATCCTTCACAGTTGCCAGTATACGAATTTGCGTTAACTTCCCCTTCTCTAGCTGGGCTAGATTTGCGAGTATTTGCCGAAGAAGAACTAGCGCGGGAGTTGGGCGTTGTAGCTGGGGTGGCTGGGGTAGATGTATCGGGAGGGGTACAAGAAGAAGTTAGAGTTAATATTGACTTAGATCGGTTACAGGCTTTAGGTGTAGGTTTAACCGATGTTTTAGATGAATTGAGAGATCGTAACGTTGATATCTCTGGTGGGCGAATTTTAGGACAAAATTCCGAACCATTAACCCGGACGGTGGGGAGATTTAAAGATGCAGCAGAACTCAACAATTTTTCCTTTGAAGTCTCCTCACCAAGCACAAGTACCCAGTCCTCAGCCCCCCGTCGCCGTGTTTATTTGCGTGACTTTGCCGAAGTTATAGACGGTTCAGAACAACAACGAGTCTACGTCTCACTCAATGGCGCACCAGCCGTGAAAGTGAGTATTCAAAAGCAACCGGATGCTAACACCATTAATGTTGTTGATGGAGTGAAAAAACGTCTAGAAGAATTGCGTCAATCGGGTTTAGTTCCAGAAGGTACAGTCATTACACCCACCCTAGACGAATCCAGATTTATTCGTAACTCTATCTCCAATGTTACCAGTTCCGGGTTGATCGGTACGGCATTAGCAGCGATCGCTGTGCTGTTATTTCTCGGTTCCTTACGACAAACTTTGATTATCGTCCTAGCAATTCCCCTTGCCACCCTAGCAGCGATCATTTTTATGGGATTATTTGGCATATCTCTCAACGTGTTTAGTTTGGGAGGTTTAGCCTTGGGTGTGGGAATTGTGGTTGATAACTCCATCGTCATGTTGGAGAATATTGCTGAGGGTGTGGGGATGACACCAGGCAAGAATAACAAAAGCAACTTGAGTCAAAAGCAACTGATTGCTCAAGCCGAACGCAGTAGCCAAGAAGTAGAATCAGCCTTAGTAGCCTCCACCAGTACTAACTTAGTAGCAGTATTGCCGTTTTTGTTAATTGGTGGCTTTATTGCTTTATTGTTCAATGAATTAATCTTAACTATCAGCTTTTCTGTTGCAGCATCAATTTTAATTGCCGTCACCGTTGTACCGATGCTGGCTTCGCGGTTGTTGGGTTGGCGAGTTTCCAGTAACTTAAACAATTTTTGGTTACTGCGGGAATTTAACAACCGCTTTGATGCTTCAACTAGGGGCTATGGTAGTTTCCTCGTGGGAATATTACGTTGGCGAATTGTGACGATAGCGATCGCTATTATCCTCTTTGGTGGTGGCAGTTTATGGATGGCTCCGCAAATTCCCCAACAAATTCTTCCCCGCATCAACACCGGACAAGCCAATTTATTTGCTCAGTTTCCTCCCGGAACACCCTTGGAAACTAACCTAAAAGTCATGAATGCGGTAGATGAGATTCTCCGCAAACAGCCAGAAACTGAGTATACTTTCTCCACCGCCGGTGGTGCATTATTTGGTAATACCACCAACGCCAACCCCTTACGCGGTACTAGCACCATTACCCTCAAACCCGGTACGAATGTCGATGCTTACGTTGAACGAGTGACGCAACAACTCAACAAGTTAAACTTAGCAGGAATTCGTCTGCGGTTAGCTCCCGGACAAGTACGGGGTTTAATTGTCAACAATTCCCCTGTACGCAATGCTGACGTTGATGTGATTCTTCAAGGTAACAACCCGGATAAATTACAACAAGCTAGTCGTCAAGTGCTAGCAGCCTTAGAAGAACAAGTCACCCAAGCTAGATTCCGCCCTGATGCTGATGAACGCCAACCAGAAATTCAAATTCGTCCAGACTGGGAACGGGTAGCCGCTTTAGGTTTGACGACAACCAATATTGGCGAAACCATTCAAACTGCCTTGGAAGGGAGTATACCCACTCAACTACAACGAGGCAACCGTTTAGTAGATGTGCGAGTGCAGTTAAATGAAGCATCAGTACAAACAGGTACTCAACTGGAAAGATTACCTTTGTTTGTAGATAACAATCACCAAGTCCGTCTGAGTGATGTTGCCAAAATTGTCGAAGCTCAAGCACCAGGGGAAATTCAGCGCATCAATCAACGGCAAGTCATCTTATTAGCAGGTAACTTAACCCAAGGAGCAAGCTTGAGTCAAGCCCTAGCTCAGGTAAATAATGTCGTCAGTAACCTCCAACTACCAGAAGGCGTAAGTATCTTACCTAGTTCAGCCGCAGAATCAAACCAACAACTCCAAAGTTCATTACAACTGTTAGGTGGATTAGCGACTTTCTTGGTGTTTGTCGTCATGGCGGTGCAATATAATTCCCTCATTGACCCCTTGGTGATTATGTTTACAATACCTCTAGCATTGGCTGGGGGTATTTTTGGACTGTACATCACTCAGACAGCTATAGGTGCAACTGTAATTGTCGGTGCAGTTTTATTAGTGGGTATTGTCGTTAACAACGCCATCATCATGGTGGAGTTGGCTAACCAAATCCGCGAACGAGATCAAGTTGACCGGAAAACGGCAATTTTGTTAGCTGCACCACAACGCTTACGCCCAGTGTTAATGACTACCATCACCACTGTCTTAGGGATGTTTCCTCTAGCATTAGGTATCGGTGAAGGTGCAGAATTTTTACAACCATTAGGTGTTGTGGTATTTTCCGGTTTGTCTTTAGCAACAGTCCTGACGCTGTTCATCATTCCCTGTTTTTACACCCTACTCCACGACTTATTTGGTGGAACTTGGAGTAAACCAGTGTTTATGTGGTGGCGGATGTGGAAGAAAAAGCTAGATAAAGTATAA
- a CDS encoding efflux RND transporter periplasmic adaptor subunit — MKQQLYPAAYQLMKTKTELIGKIPPQKSAKSIIFMTCLLSMGVLTTSCGSLPKETAEAQSQQRRGGEQGGPTDVDVAIARTGKLEKQREYTGTTTSFRTVSLRSQVEARLLSLNLDVGDSVTQGQNVGQLDDTLLSTELQQAEAELAALQSEVARATNQVSNARTQVERARLEVIQAQADSKRQQQLLKEGAIAEQTAQQANTEAKTAVQALQAAIQQVKTEQQAVSAAQGRVIAQKAVIAQVKERRSYTRLVSPITGVISEKVTEPGNLLQVGGEVLKIADLSRIKVVVQVSELEVGQIRVGQSVQVRLDAFPQQKLIGRVTRISPVADTARLIPVEVVIPNAQGNIGSGLTASVNFENQIPQRVVVSQTAIQQEARNQQSSNITQEQPERQNGTLYVLKDAQDKPKVSARAVTLGKKADGKVEILSGLQPGERYIVRSDKPLKDGETVDISVLSEIAPVGNSKFKIQNSK, encoded by the coding sequence ATGAAACAGCAACTCTACCCAGCCGCATACCAATTAATGAAGACAAAAACAGAGTTAATTGGCAAAATTCCTCCGCAAAAATCAGCAAAATCCATCATATTTATGACTTGTCTGTTAAGTATGGGAGTACTAACAACAAGCTGCGGTTCTTTACCCAAAGAAACAGCCGAAGCCCAATCTCAGCAACGAAGAGGTGGAGAACAGGGAGGCCCAACAGATGTGGATGTAGCGATCGCCCGTACAGGTAAACTAGAGAAACAACGAGAGTACACAGGTACGACAACATCATTTCGGACTGTATCACTGCGATCGCAAGTAGAAGCGAGATTATTATCTTTAAATTTAGATGTCGGGGATAGTGTGACACAAGGGCAAAACGTCGGACAGTTAGACGATACCCTGTTGTCAACAGAGTTACAACAAGCTGAAGCTGAACTAGCAGCCTTACAATCAGAAGTAGCCAGGGCGACAAATCAAGTCAGTAATGCCCGCACCCAAGTCGAACGAGCAAGATTAGAGGTGATACAAGCCCAAGCTGATTCTAAACGCCAACAGCAATTATTGAAAGAAGGGGCGATCGCTGAACAAACTGCTCAACAAGCCAATACTGAAGCCAAAACCGCAGTCCAAGCACTACAAGCAGCAATTCAACAAGTCAAGACAGAACAACAAGCAGTTTCAGCTGCCCAAGGTAGAGTAATTGCCCAAAAAGCCGTGATTGCTCAAGTCAAAGAACGCAGATCATATACTCGTCTTGTATCTCCTATCACTGGTGTGATTAGTGAAAAAGTCACAGAACCAGGTAATCTTTTACAAGTAGGCGGCGAAGTTCTGAAAATTGCTGACTTGAGCCGAATTAAAGTTGTTGTGCAAGTATCCGAATTAGAAGTAGGACAAATTCGAGTCGGACAATCTGTGCAAGTACGCTTAGATGCTTTCCCCCAGCAAAAATTAATTGGTAGAGTTACCCGCATTTCTCCAGTTGCTGATACAGCGCGTTTAATACCTGTGGAAGTAGTGATTCCTAATGCCCAAGGCAACATTGGTAGTGGACTGACAGCAAGTGTCAATTTTGAAAATCAAATCCCACAGCGAGTAGTGGTGTCGCAAACAGCCATTCAACAAGAAGCAAGAAACCAGCAATCTTCCAACATCACCCAAGAACAACCAGAACGACAAAACGGTACGCTGTACGTACTCAAAGATGCACAAGACAAGCCAAAAGTCAGCGCCCGTGCAGTGACGTTAGGGAAAAAAGCTGATGGCAAAGTGGAGATTCTTTCTGGCTTGCAACCAGGAGAGCGTTATATTGTTCGCAGTGATAAACCCTTAAAAGACGGGGAAACTGTAGACATCTCCGTTCTTTCAGAAATAGCCCCTGTTGGGAATTCAAAATTCAAAATTCAAAATTCAAAATAA